In the genome of Triticum urartu cultivar G1812 chromosome 5, Tu2.1, whole genome shotgun sequence, one region contains:
- the LOC125510539 gene encoding uncharacterized protein LOC125510539, with product MAARAAGTGRLLRATTAKDSRLPSSSPAASRPACRIPSLKFPFLWDTKARQGKISRAAEQRAALITLGAASASTTEEKQLLPGEASSVDLLLPLAYEVTRRLVLRQFGETWLALTRRRWAKVAEAVVHQGIVRCQSFTLIGVAGSLLGSVPCFLEGCGIVVESFFLQFRAMSQTVDPAEIIKLLIEALDMFLIGTALLTFAMGMYGMFYGSQRVQEPIYERLKKGARIRSVTQAKSRFGHAVILLLQAGVLEKFKSVPLVTGLDMACFAGAVLASSAGVFLLSRLSAHPQPCNKQASFA from the exons ATGGCGGCGAGGGCTGCAGGTACCGGCCGGCTGCTCAGAGCAACCACCGCCAAGGACAGCCGTCTGCCATCGTCGTCCCCGGCGGCCAGCCGGCCGGCGTGCCGCATCCCGTCTCTCAAGTTCCCGTTCCTGTGGGACACCAAGGCGAGGCAAGGGAAGATCAGCCGCGCCGCCGAGCAGAGGGCGGCGCTGATCACCCTGGGAGCAGCCAGCGCCAGCACCACGGAGGAGAAACAACTCCTGCCGGGGGAAGCGAGCAGCGTAGATCTCCTGCTGCCTCTGGCGTACGAGGTCACCAGGAGGCTGGTGCTCAGGCAGTTCGGGGAGACGTGGCTGGCCCTCACGCGGCGTCGCTGGGCCAAGGTCGCCGAGGCCGTCGTCCACCAGGGCATCGTCAGATGCCAATCGTTCACGCTCATCGGCGTCGCAGGATCGCTCCTCGGTTCAGTCCCATGTTTTCTCGAG GGCTGTGGTATTGTTGTTGAGTCGTTCTTCTTGCAGTTCCGAGCCATGTCCCAGACAGTAGATCCAGCCGAGATCATCAAACTGCTCATCGAAGCATTAG ACATGTTTCTGATCGGCACTGCTCTGCTCACGTTTGCCATGGGGATGTACGGCATGTTCTACGGCTCGCAGCGCGTCCAGGAGCCCATCTACGAGAGGCTGAAGAAAGGGGCGAGGATCCGGTCCGTCACGCAGGCCAAGTCGAGGTTCGGCCACGCCGTGATCCTGCTGCTCCAGGCCGGCGTCCTCGAGAAGTTCAAGAGCGTGCCGCTCGTCACCGGCCTCGACATGGCCTGCTTCGCCGGGGCCGTGCTCGCCTCCTCCGCCGGCGTCTTCCTGCTGTCCAGGCTCTCGGCGCATCCGCAGCCATGCAACAAGCAAGCCTCCTTCGCGTGA